One stretch of Zhihengliuella flava DNA includes these proteins:
- a CDS encoding Ig-like domain-containing protein — protein MASSDRAHAWPAFVKTAGFKATAVSVAAALAVTGAVLYPGFETADVELNDGGVWVVNRAEGKIGHVNYQSRVIDGGVVTPLSDYDLAQHGESVFVRNMEQASLTTIDPAMVQFAGDSNLPANSSFSFGASVVAVTDAERGTVQATPIEGLSDFSGESAEPLIEAEGDVAAVVGLDDTVWAADVRAGTISSFKFDDEGTAQPVEEFEVPQISSLAEPQLTAVGDTAVVFDATTGRVITTDGGDTTVENAANGQLQAPGPEDDGVAIALGQSLATVSLNGRDVNYEQLDASGTPVQPVRVGSCTYGAWQVSAEYRRVCDDVNNNQAMTIPEMDSGAELQFRVNRDVVVLNDINSGQVWLANEGMEIVSNWSDLEPPAGEGEAKEEETKEITEAIELPNRTEENVEPIAEDDLFKVRPGKTTLLPVLYNDVDPDGDLLTATLEGSEPSIGELQPVHNGTGYQLVVDEDASGTATFTYTVDDGRGGTDAATVTIQVAGEGENEAPQQDRVTVLRVQQGESVAQNVLTDWTDAEGDEMQLLGGTSDGDDVIRAQADGTLTFQDDGKRIGQKEVTIQVSDGEESTSGRVLVEVLAESTVPPVTATDHVVATVGEPTVFEPLTNDRDPSGDGLRLASVNDVTGVDTVVNNATGTVTVTGERTGTFYTEYVATNGPASAPGLVRIDVEEENEDESAPIAVRDNALLPAGEDVLVNVLGNDEDPGGGVLVVTAAENNTELPFSVSIERNGFVRITDVRGLTSQASVEYTISNGEREATGEIIVNPVPAPPRMDPPQANPDTVSVRAGDVATVKVLDNDIHPNGGELTLLPELSETEDLGEGSLISVADDSVRFRAGAFDGSADQVSAVYTVAGPDGQEDSATVTFNIQPEAEAADLETNTPPVPEPVVGRVFAGSSTNVVVPLDAIDADGDSVSLVQFGDSPTQGTAKIRGASIDYTAYEDASGTDEFTYVVEDRLGARATGTIKIGIAPLAEANNPPVAVNDFITVRPERPVAVDVLSNDTDPDGDPVSLMPEVSSESTADVEVIDGRVVLTSAPDDGTISVRYTASDGRGGTGRGTLTVASDPEATLLAPIARDDRVSLEEIIDSETVTVDILRNDEDPDGFVDELEVSLPDNPAGVNMGEDGLTIPVSAESQVIAYTLTDVDGLTSTGFVHVPGTGEAAPILASDLALEVTAGEALPLNLEEIVLVRDGRSPRLTTEDTVQSSPQSESDLVVSATELEFTAPTDFAGSASITFEVTDGSGPDDPEGLTSVLTAPVNVLPAPGNSPDDGEEGEGADGDPEDEEDQPDPENFPPTLQANSLSVGQGEEPAFMDLRLAANDQNEDDVPNLQFAIEEVAMEGIEASLVDGHTLRVEAPADTPKGTTGTVTVSVSDGVNPKATAAMAVTVTGSTRELAVANADNVPDAAQGQTSVVDVLANDHNPYAGEGDLRLISARPLVASEHDVDVRGDQVAITPNSDFVGTMRVEYVIGDMTGDPERNVSGTVTLNVRGAPEAPGLPRVESTGDQQAVLTWDPPADNGEDITHYTVTGGGHEQQCATTTCTITELTNDKIYNFVVTATNAIGTSDPSPESADARPDVRPERPQAPTGTDGDQQATFTWKAPVSRGSAIQSYTLEISPAPANGRTQVTGITGTSYTWEGLKNGTAYQVRVRAVNKADRPSQWSPPSAAVTPAGKPFQPDAPTASRADSEIDGGVVNVAWNAPGNNGAAINQYTLRVLESGSVVKTIGGISANTTRQTVTGLSTTGSYQFTIQAKNRVGLSKQSAQSVAVTPYGRPKTIGGVTATATGSSGEIKLNFSKPGANGSSITGYQYSMDGGSWQSMSGPGDVIGVGSNGDPHTFRVRAVNAAGAGRPSDPSNSESAYRPLRSNADISKSSGKGYVEFRWNPDAGEYNGRSVTQTVKINGSTTSNDGQWRDNNLGYSTTRTIEIVARDSEGQSRSWSKSATTDPKPARSVTLRQGDSNNSYAGCSRYCYTFKVWIDNFDPGTYRLNCYNQNGRFNNYPHTITAGGDGKGYKNVSCVNGSGHAMPVYVIVDGTRSNNASW, from the coding sequence ATGGCTTCTTCCGACCGCGCGCACGCGTGGCCTGCGTTCGTCAAAACGGCAGGCTTTAAAGCGACGGCCGTGTCTGTGGCGGCGGCGCTCGCCGTGACGGGAGCCGTGCTGTACCCGGGTTTTGAGACGGCCGACGTGGAGTTGAACGACGGCGGCGTGTGGGTGGTCAACCGCGCCGAGGGCAAGATCGGCCACGTGAACTATCAGTCCCGGGTGATCGACGGCGGCGTGGTCACCCCGTTGTCAGATTATGATCTGGCGCAGCACGGTGAATCGGTGTTTGTCCGGAACATGGAGCAAGCCTCCCTGACCACCATCGACCCGGCCATGGTGCAGTTCGCAGGTGACAGCAACCTCCCTGCCAACTCGTCCTTCTCCTTTGGCGCCTCCGTGGTGGCCGTGACGGATGCCGAACGCGGTACCGTCCAAGCTACGCCCATCGAGGGCCTCTCCGACTTCTCCGGCGAATCCGCCGAGCCGCTCATCGAAGCCGAGGGCGATGTCGCTGCGGTGGTGGGCCTCGACGACACGGTGTGGGCCGCGGATGTGCGCGCCGGGACCATCTCCAGCTTTAAGTTCGACGACGAGGGCACCGCCCAACCCGTCGAGGAGTTCGAGGTGCCGCAGATCAGCTCCCTCGCCGAACCGCAGCTGACCGCCGTGGGGGATACCGCCGTCGTCTTTGATGCGACCACGGGCCGTGTCATCACCACTGACGGTGGGGACACCACCGTGGAGAACGCCGCCAATGGCCAGCTCCAGGCTCCGGGGCCGGAGGATGACGGCGTGGCCATCGCGCTCGGCCAGAGCCTGGCCACGGTGAGCCTCAACGGACGGGACGTGAACTACGAGCAGCTGGACGCGTCCGGCACCCCGGTCCAGCCCGTGCGGGTGGGTTCCTGCACCTACGGCGCGTGGCAGGTCAGCGCTGAGTACCGGCGGGTGTGCGACGACGTCAACAACAACCAGGCCATGACGATCCCCGAAATGGACTCCGGCGCCGAGCTGCAGTTCCGCGTCAACCGGGACGTGGTGGTGCTCAACGACATCAACTCGGGCCAGGTGTGGCTGGCGAACGAGGGCATGGAGATCGTCTCCAACTGGTCCGACTTGGAGCCCCCGGCCGGCGAGGGCGAGGCCAAGGAGGAGGAGACCAAGGAGATCACCGAGGCGATTGAGCTGCCGAATCGCACGGAAGAGAACGTGGAACCCATCGCCGAGGACGACCTCTTCAAGGTCCGCCCGGGCAAGACGACCCTCCTGCCGGTGCTCTACAACGACGTGGATCCGGACGGCGACCTATTGACGGCCACGCTCGAGGGCTCCGAGCCTTCGATCGGTGAGCTGCAGCCCGTGCACAACGGCACCGGATACCAGCTAGTGGTGGATGAGGATGCCAGCGGCACGGCCACGTTCACCTACACGGTGGATGACGGCCGGGGCGGCACTGATGCGGCCACCGTGACGATCCAGGTGGCGGGCGAAGGGGAGAACGAAGCGCCGCAGCAGGACCGCGTCACCGTGCTGCGCGTGCAGCAGGGTGAGTCCGTGGCCCAGAACGTGCTGACGGACTGGACGGATGCCGAGGGCGACGAGATGCAGCTGCTCGGCGGCACCAGCGACGGAGACGACGTGATCCGGGCGCAGGCCGACGGCACGCTCACCTTCCAGGACGACGGCAAGCGGATTGGCCAGAAGGAAGTCACCATTCAGGTCTCCGACGGCGAGGAATCAACCAGCGGCCGCGTGCTCGTCGAGGTGCTCGCCGAGTCCACTGTCCCGCCCGTGACCGCCACGGATCACGTGGTGGCGACGGTGGGGGAGCCGACCGTTTTTGAGCCCCTCACCAATGACCGGGATCCCTCCGGTGACGGGCTACGCTTGGCCTCCGTCAACGACGTCACGGGCGTGGACACGGTGGTCAACAACGCGACCGGAACCGTCACCGTGACGGGCGAACGCACGGGCACCTTCTACACCGAATACGTGGCCACGAACGGCCCCGCCAGCGCGCCGGGCCTCGTCCGGATCGACGTGGAAGAAGAGAACGAGGACGAGTCGGCCCCGATCGCCGTGCGGGACAACGCCCTCCTGCCGGCGGGTGAAGACGTTTTGGTCAACGTGCTGGGTAACGATGAGGACCCCGGCGGGGGAGTCCTGGTGGTGACGGCCGCGGAGAACAACACCGAGCTGCCCTTCTCCGTGAGCATCGAGCGTAACGGCTTTGTCCGGATCACCGACGTGCGCGGCCTGACGAGCCAAGCCAGCGTTGAGTACACCATCTCCAACGGTGAGCGCGAGGCGACGGGCGAGATCATTGTGAACCCCGTCCCGGCCCCGCCGCGGATGGACCCGCCGCAGGCCAACCCGGACACCGTCTCGGTCCGCGCCGGGGACGTCGCCACTGTCAAGGTGCTGGACAATGACATTCACCCCAACGGAGGTGAACTGACCCTGTTGCCGGAGCTCTCGGAGACCGAGGATTTGGGCGAAGGGTCGCTCATCTCCGTCGCGGATGACTCGGTCCGGTTCCGCGCCGGTGCCTTCGACGGCAGCGCGGACCAAGTCTCCGCCGTGTACACGGTGGCCGGCCCCGATGGGCAGGAGGACAGCGCTACCGTCACGTTCAACATCCAGCCAGAGGCCGAGGCCGCGGACCTCGAGACGAACACGCCGCCGGTTCCTGAGCCCGTCGTCGGGCGCGTCTTCGCCGGCTCCAGCACCAACGTCGTCGTCCCCCTCGACGCGATCGATGCGGACGGAGACTCCGTCTCGCTCGTGCAGTTCGGCGATTCACCGACGCAGGGCACGGCCAAGATCCGCGGTGCGTCGATCGACTACACCGCCTATGAGGACGCCTCGGGGACGGACGAGTTCACTTACGTCGTCGAGGATCGACTTGGCGCCCGGGCCACCGGCACCATCAAGATCGGCATCGCCCCGTTGGCCGAGGCCAATAACCCGCCGGTAGCGGTCAACGATTTCATCACCGTCCGCCCGGAACGTCCCGTCGCCGTCGACGTGCTGAGCAATGACACGGACCCGGACGGGGACCCCGTGTCCCTCATGCCCGAGGTCTCGAGTGAATCCACCGCCGACGTCGAGGTCATCGATGGTCGCGTGGTCCTCACCTCGGCACCCGACGACGGCACGATCTCCGTGCGGTACACGGCCAGCGACGGCCGTGGCGGCACGGGGCGTGGCACCCTGACGGTGGCCTCCGACCCCGAGGCCACGCTGCTGGCCCCCATTGCGCGGGACGATCGCGTCTCCCTCGAGGAGATCATCGACTCGGAGACCGTCACCGTGGACATCCTGCGCAACGACGAGGACCCGGACGGGTTCGTGGACGAGCTCGAGGTCTCGCTCCCCGACAACCCCGCCGGGGTGAACATGGGCGAGGACGGGCTGACGATTCCCGTCAGCGCCGAATCCCAGGTCATCGCCTACACCCTGACCGATGTGGATGGACTCACCTCCACCGGGTTCGTCCACGTGCCAGGCACGGGTGAAGCCGCCCCGATTCTGGCAAGCGACTTGGCGTTGGAGGTCACCGCCGGTGAGGCGCTGCCGCTGAACCTCGAAGAGATCGTTCTGGTCCGTGACGGCCGCTCGCCGCGCCTGACCACCGAGGACACCGTGCAATCGTCCCCGCAGAGCGAATCGGACCTCGTCGTTTCCGCGACCGAGCTCGAATTCACCGCGCCCACCGACTTTGCCGGCTCGGCCTCGATCACGTTCGAGGTGACGGACGGATCCGGCCCGGATGATCCGGAAGGCCTGACCTCCGTGCTGACCGCACCCGTGAACGTGTTGCCCGCCCCGGGCAATTCCCCGGACGACGGCGAGGAAGGCGAAGGAGCCGACGGGGACCCGGAGGACGAAGAAGACCAGCCAGACCCGGAGAACTTCCCGCCAACGCTGCAGGCCAACAGTCTGTCCGTTGGTCAGGGCGAGGAGCCGGCCTTCATGGATCTGCGCCTCGCGGCGAACGATCAGAATGAGGACGACGTCCCGAACCTGCAGTTCGCGATTGAGGAAGTCGCGATGGAGGGCATCGAGGCCAGCTTGGTCGACGGGCACACGCTGCGCGTCGAGGCGCCCGCAGACACTCCGAAGGGCACCACGGGCACCGTCACGGTCTCGGTCTCGGACGGGGTCAATCCCAAGGCCACGGCGGCCATGGCGGTCACCGTCACCGGGTCCACCCGCGAGCTGGCCGTGGCCAATGCGGACAACGTTCCGGACGCGGCACAGGGCCAGACCAGCGTGGTGGACGTGTTGGCCAATGACCACAACCCGTATGCGGGCGAGGGTGATCTGCGCCTGATTAGCGCCCGTCCGCTGGTGGCAAGCGAGCACGATGTCGACGTGCGGGGGGACCAAGTCGCCATCACGCCCAACAGCGACTTCGTCGGCACCATGCGCGTGGAGTACGTCATCGGTGACATGACCGGGGACCCGGAACGCAATGTTTCCGGCACCGTCACTTTGAACGTCCGCGGCGCGCCGGAGGCGCCCGGTCTGCCGCGCGTTGAGTCGACCGGGGATCAGCAGGCCGTCTTGACGTGGGATCCGCCCGCCGACAACGGTGAGGACATCACGCATTACACCGTGACCGGCGGCGGTCACGAGCAGCAGTGCGCCACCACCACGTGCACTATTACTGAGCTGACCAATGACAAGATCTACAACTTTGTGGTGACCGCGACCAACGCGATCGGAACGTCCGATCCGTCGCCGGAGTCCGCCGACGCACGGCCGGATGTCCGCCCGGAGCGGCCGCAGGCCCCGACTGGCACAGACGGGGACCAGCAGGCCACCTTCACGTGGAAGGCTCCGGTGAGCCGCGGCTCGGCCATCCAGTCCTACACGCTGGAGATCTCGCCCGCACCGGCTAATGGCCGCACCCAGGTCACGGGCATCACGGGCACCAGCTACACCTGGGAGGGGCTCAAGAACGGAACGGCCTATCAGGTCCGGGTCCGCGCCGTGAACAAGGCGGACCGGCCGTCGCAATGGTCGCCGCCCTCGGCCGCCGTCACGCCGGCCGGCAAGCCCTTCCAGCCGGATGCCCCGACGGCGTCCCGCGCCGATTCGGAGATCGACGGCGGCGTGGTCAACGTGGCGTGGAATGCCCCCGGGAACAATGGCGCCGCCATTAACCAATACACGCTGCGCGTGTTGGAGTCCGGGTCCGTGGTGAAAACGATTGGCGGGATTTCCGCCAACACCACGCGGCAAACGGTGACCGGTTTGTCGACAACGGGCTCCTACCAATTCACCATTCAGGCGAAGAATCGGGTGGGGCTCTCCAAGCAGTCCGCACAGTCGGTGGCGGTGACCCCCTACGGGCGCCCCAAGACCATCGGCGGCGTCACGGCCACGGCAACGGGATCCAGCGGGGAGATCAAGCTCAACTTCTCCAAACCGGGTGCCAACGGCTCCTCCATCACGGGCTACCAGTACTCCATGGACGGTGGCTCATGGCAGAGCATGAGCGGCCCGGGCGACGTCATCGGCGTCGGCTCTAACGGCGACCCGCACACCTTCCGGGTGCGCGCGGTCAACGCCGCCGGGGCCGGACGTCCCTCTGACCCGTCCAACAGTGAAAGCGCCTACCGCCCCCTGCGCTCCAACGCGGATATCTCCAAGTCCTCCGGCAAGGGGTACGTCGAGTTCCGCTGGAACCCGGACGCGGGGGAGTACAACGGGCGCAGTGTCACTCAGACCGTCAAGATCAATGGCAGTACGACGTCCAATGATGGACAGTGGCGGGACAACAATCTGGGGTACTCCACCACCCGAACCATCGAGATTGTGGCGCGGGACTCTGAGGGACAGTCGCGCTCCTGGTCCAAGTCGGCGACCACGGATCCGAAGCCGGCACGCAGTGTGACCCTCAGGCAAGGCGACTCGAATAATAGCTATGCCGGTTGTTCGCGGTACTGCTACACCTTCAAGGTGTGGATCGATAACTTTGATCC